The Cellulosimicrobium sp. ES-005 genome segment TCGCCCGGCTCGTCGCGGCGGGCGTGGACGCGACGGCCGACGCCGGGTCGGGCGGCCCGGCGCCCGCGACGCAGTCGTGGGTGTTCTCGCGCCTGACGGCGGAGCACTCCCGGCGCATGGACCGCCTGGGTCTGGCGGCATGACGAAGCCGCCGCCGCGCCCGAGGCGCGACGGCGGCACGTGACGGTCAGGTCGTGGCGGTCAGAGAGAGCCGAAACCGACCTTGCGCTGCTCCTCGGTGCCGATCTCGACGTAGCCGAGCGACGCCGTCGGGACGATCACGCGACGACCGCGCGAGTCGGTGAGCTCGAGGGCGGGGGCGCCGCCGAGGGCGTCCGCGACGGCGGTCGCCACGGCGTCGGCGGACAGGTCCGTGTCGACGACGAGCTCACGGGCCAGGTTCTGCACACCGATCGTGACTTCCACGCACATCTCCTCACAGCGGCTGCGCCAGGCGCAGCGACGACGGGTCTCGGGCCGCCCGTGGGCGTCCCACCGGCGA includes the following:
- a CDS encoding DUF3107 domain-containing protein — protein: MEVTIGVQNLARELVVDTDLSADAVATAVADALGGAPALELTDSRGRRVIVPTASLGYVEIGTEEQRKVGFGSL